The genomic window CGTCGGCGCCCAGACCAAGGGCGACACCGTCGTCTACGCCCTGCAGTCGGACGTCAACACCTGGGATCCGCCCAACTCGGTGCTTCGCGAGGCCATCATCCTCGGGTACAACGTGTTCGACCACCTGGCCGCCCGCGACACCAAGACGGGCAAGGTGGGCCCGAGCCTGGCCGTGTCCTGGAAGGCGCTCAACGACACGACCTGGGAGGTCAAGCTCCGCAAGGGCGTGAAGTTTCACGACGGCACGCTGTTCGGCGCGAAGGACGTCAAGGCTACGTTCGAGCGCGTGCTGAATCCCGAGAACAAGCTCACCGCCCGCGGGAACCACGCCAAGATCAAGACGATAGAGGTCGTCGACGACCTCACCGTTCGCTTCAAGACCGACGGTCCGTACCCGCTCTTCGTCGAGCGGATGACCGCGCAGGTGATCCAGTCCGAGAAGGCGATCCGCGAGAAGGGCCACGAGTGGCTGCAGGAGAACCCGATCGGCACCGGGCC from Candidatus Methylomirabilota bacterium includes these protein-coding regions:
- a CDS encoding ABC transporter substrate-binding protein, which translates into the protein MCRAVAFAAVLPIVLGLAAPVSVGAQTKGDTVVYALQSDVNTWDPPNSVLREAIILGYNVFDHLAARDTKTGKVGPSLAVSWKALNDTTWEVKLRKGVKFHDGTLFGAKDVKATFERVLNPENKLTARGNHAKIKTIEVVDDLTVRFKTDGPYPLFVERMTAQVIQSEKAIREKGHEWLQENPIGTGP